A window from Pongo abelii isolate AG06213 chromosome 6, NHGRI_mPonAbe1-v2.0_pri, whole genome shotgun sequence encodes these proteins:
- the LOC100432893 gene encoding olfactory receptor 2F1, with product MGTDNQTWVSEFILLGLSSDWDTQVSLFVLFLVMYVVTMLGNCLIVLLIRLDSQLHTPMYFFLTNLSLVDVSYATSIVPQLLAHFLAEHKAIPFQSCAAQLFFSLALGGIEFVLLAVMAYDRYVAVCDALRYSAIMHGGLCARLAITSWVSGFINSLVQTAITFQLPMCTNKFIDHISCELLAVVRLVCVDTSSNEVTIMVSSIVLLMTPFCLVLLSYIRIISAILKIQSREGRKKAFHTCASHLTVVALCYGVAIFTYIQPHSSPSVLQEKLFSVFYAILTPMLNPMIYSLRNKEVKGAWQKLFWKFSGLTSKLAT from the coding sequence ATGGGAACGGATAACCAGACTTGGGTGAGTGAATTTATTCTCCTCGGCCTGTCCAGTGACTGGGACACTCAGGTCTCCCTCTTTGTCCTGTTCTTGGTCATGTACGTGGTGACCATGCTGGGGAACTGTCTCATTGTTCTTCTGATCAGACTGGACAGCCAACTCCACACTCCCATGTATTTCTTTCTCACCAACCTCTCCCTTGTTGATGTCTCCTATGCCACAAGCATAGTCCCTCAGCTGCTGGCACATTTTCTTGCAGAACATAAAGCCATCCCATTCCAGAGCTGTGCAGCCCAGTTATTTTTCTCCCTGGCCTTGGGTGGGATTGAGTTTGTTCTCCTGGCAGTGATGGCCTATGACCGCTATGTGGCTGTGTGTGACGCCCTGCGATACTCGGCCATCATGCATGGAGGGCTGTGTGCTAGGTTGGCCATCACATCCTGGGTCAGTGGCTTCATCAACTCTCTTGTGCAGACTGCTATCACCTTTCAGCTGCCCATGTGCACTAACAAGTTTATTGATCATATATCCTGTGAACTCCTAGCTGTGGTCAGGCTGGTTTGTGTGGACACTTCCTCCAATGAAGTCACCATCATGGTGTCTAGCATTGTTCTTCTGATGACACCCTTCTGCCTGGTTCTTTTGTCCTACATCCGGATCATCTCTGCCATCCTAAAGATCCAgtccagagaaggaagaaagaaagcctTCCACACGTGTGCCTCTCACCTCACAGTGGTTGCCCTGTGCTATggtgtggccattttcacttaCATCCAGCCCCACTCCAGTCCCTCTGTCCTTCAGGAGAAGTTGTTCTCTGTCTTTTATGCCATTTTGACACCAATGCTGAACCCCATGATTTACAGCCTAAGGAATAAAGAGGTGAAGGGGGCCTGGCAGAAACTATTTTGGAAATTCTCTGGGTTAACATCAAAGCTGGCAACTTGA